A region of the Aerosakkonema funiforme FACHB-1375 genome:
TGGCAGCTAAACTCAGCCAAAAAGAGCTTGCAGAATTAGCTGGGCTGACTGAAGAAGAAATTCAGCGATATGAAGATAAAGACTATGAAGATGCCAGTTTTCTTAATGTAATGGCAGTGGTTGATGCGCTGGATATTAAAATCCAATCTGGTGAGTTTTTGATTCCTTTGGATACTCTCAGAAGAACGCCAATTACTAAGGAAGAGTTACTGTCTAAATCCTGGCAGAAAGTTAGTTAAAAGCTTTCCATTGATATCCGCGCTCTCTGCCCCAGTTGAGCCAAGCTTGTGCCATTTGCTTTATTCTGCCGCGTTGTTCTGGTTGGATGGTATTTGCACCAGTGATGGCTCTTAGTGCCTCGAACCAATGATTTGGCCTAATTTCGAGTTCTCTTAGCAGCAATGGAATTACCGCAGGCCCCATTTCTATAATCTGTTGATAGGCAGGATGGTTGTATTTTTCAACAACGAATGAGCAGCCTGCAACTTCTAATTCCCACTCGGAAGCAAGGGCTTCAAATTTTTGAACGATCGACTGTTCTTTTTTCATTTTCAAAGTTATTTAAACTTACCCATTTGGCCGATTCTCTGCTAGCAATCGCCGCCGTTCGGCTAGACGTTCATCGCTGTTTAACTGAAGCAAATTCACAGTCGTGCGTCCCTCTGGGGTCAAGCCCACAATCGTTACTTCCTCAAGCCGAAAATGTTCGTTCCATTGCTGTGTACGCGGGTTGAAAAGAAAACTGAAAGCCCCTGTCTGTGGGTCGAACGAACCGAGGTCAGTACCTTTGTGGCGATTGCACCGCCAGCAAGCGAGGGCCAGATTATCGGCATCGGTGGCACCGCCGTGTTTTTCTGCGATCGCGTGGTCAACTTCGTGGGGAAAGAAAGCTACGCCCGCCGGAAGTAGGCAATACTCGCATCTATAATTGGCTCGTTCTTCAACTGTGCGGCGCAGTGCAGCTGGAATGTAGGTCATGCTGACGCCCTGGTAAGATTTGGCAGGTTGCCAGCTTTGAGCATGATGACCAGATGTTCGATCCGCTCGTACTCATCCAGTTCCAGACGTTCTGCGGCGGTAAGTTCGCCAGCGCGTTCCCGTGCCAGCAGGGTACGCAGGCGTTCCTGCATCTCCGGTGTGGGGCCAAAGGCGGCAATTTGTTCCTCTGTGGGGTTACTGGCCAGAAAGTTGAGAATGTAGCGGTAGATGTGGGCTGGCAGTGCAGGTTGTTGAAGGCTGAGGGCAAGTAACTCAGGGAGGCGATCTCCCACTTGTGCCAGTTGGTCGGAGAGTTCTTCCGGGATTTCAAGGGTGATTTTTGGCACGGCGCGACACTCGCTCTTACAGACATTCTGAGCATCATTGTAACCGGGAAGCCAATTGAAATGTGGCGAGTCAGAGGCGGATAATCAAACTGTGTTACGGTGTGAGGTAATGATTCCAGAATTTGATGAAAATGGCTATCTGCCACCAGGGATACATTGGGCGACATGGGAGGAATTCGTAGATAGATTTAGTACCACATCGCGTCGGTCACGCCTGATAAAGGGACTAAAAATGGCAATGGAACAATTAAAAGAAGCAGGCTGTGAAACTATCTACATTGATGGAAGTTTTATCACCAACAAGTTAAAACCCGGTGACTTTGATGTTTGTTGGGATGCCAACGGGGTTGATATTAATTATTTACAATCTATTGCCCCAGTTTTGTATAACTCCCAGCGAACTGCCAATCAAAAAGCCAAGTACGGCGGTGAATTCTTTAGGTCTGATTTTCCGGCGAATATTGATGGCACAAGTTACTTTGATTTTTTTCAATTTGATACCCGAACTAATACGCCTAAA
Encoded here:
- a CDS encoding HNH endonuclease is translated as MTYIPAALRRTVEERANYRCEYCLLPAGVAFFPHEVDHAIAEKHGGATDADNLALACWRCNRHKGTDLGSFDPQTGAFSFLFNPRTQQWNEHFRLEEVTIVGLTPEGRTTVNLLQLNSDERLAERRRLLAENRPNG
- a CDS encoding DUF6932 family protein; this translates as MIPEFDENGYLPPGIHWATWEEFVDRFSTTSRRSRLIKGLKMAMEQLKEAGCETIYIDGSFITNKLKPGDFDVCWDANGVDINYLQSIAPVLYNSQRTANQKAKYGGEFFRSDFPANIDGTSYFDFFQFDTRTNTPKGLIALDLVRWNDD